GTCACGAGGGCAGCGAGCGTGCCGGGTTCCGGTACGGGGTCGAGTCTGACCAGTGCGTAGGTGTTTCCTGTGGGCCTCTTCATGACCCCGTAGACCCTTCCGAGGTCGTCGATGCCTTTCACCTCATCAAAGGACCACCCCGCGGGGACCTGGGTCTT
The Chthonomonas sp. DNA segment above includes these coding regions:
- a CDS encoding PEP-CTERM sorting domain-containing protein (PEP-CTERM proteins occur, often in large numbers, in the proteomes of bacteria that also encode an exosortase, a predicted intramembrane cysteine proteinase. The presence of a PEP-CTERM domain at a protein's C-terminus predicts cleavage within the sorting domain, followed by covalent anchoring to some some component of the (usually Gram-negative) cell surface. Many PEP-CTERM proteins exhibit an unusual sequence composition that includes large numbers of potential glycosylation sites. Expression of one such protein has been shown restore the ability of a bacterium to form floc, a type of biofilm.); amino-acid sequence: MKGIDDLGRVYGVMKRPTGNTYALVRLDPVPEPGTLAALVTGTLILLRRRTRR